CAAGGATTTTGCCATCAGGCTCCATAATTCTTATAACTTTCTCTTCAACAACTAAGCAATTCCCCATGGCTTTGTTGCTCACAATAAGACGAAAAAGAAAATATTGTTGAAGTtgagtgaagaagaagaagaagtttcTCTTCAACAGTCTCTTCTTCTTCTGTTGCTactgcttctttttctttttcttcttctttttcttctgttGCTGCTGctgctttttctttttctttttttcatccaACGTGGCAGGTTAACTGGCCACGTCAGCTAGTTAATTTGCCACATCAGCGGTTCTGTTAAGACAGTAACGGAAGCTGTTAGTCAGGGACTGTTTTGTCACTTTTTTAAACGTTAGtaattgttttgttattttttaaaagttagatAACTGAAATAAAACCTAAGTGACTATTTTATTAGGTACCCTAAAATTGAGTGACTTTTAGTGCAATTTACCCTATTATGTAagctcaaaatataaaaattaaagaataattttaaaactaattGGATTTATACAAATTATTATAATATGCTTAAGATTGTAATagatttatatgtttttaaattaaaaaataaaataaaagtaaaaaacgaaagaagtcctttttttttttttccttctcccTTTCCTCTCTATTGTTTTTTCCCCATCTCCTACCTCGTGGTTTCTTTGTCCTTGCTGGCTCCCTCTCACGACGTTGGTGTTTGGTCGAGCCTCTGATGGCTCTTTAGGACATGTTGGATGGTTGTTGCTCCTGTTTAGATAAAGGGCTCCTTCGCTAGTTTCTTTCCCTTTCCGGCATAAGGAGTTTTTTAGAATAATAAGTGGCCTTACAAGTCGTAGAGGACTTTTGTTCTCTGGGGTCAGTAGTGACTGGTTTACTCAAGTTTGGGATGGCTCGTTTGATTTGTATGAATTAATGAGAAGTGAGATGGTATAGGTTAAGTGGGAAGAACAAATTATGAGGATTGGATTCAACGCACCTGTGCTTTCCTTCTGGTAAATACTTGTACCCGTGACGTTTGTGTTTCTTCCTGTCATACATTTTTTTGGAATATTCATATTTGATACTATTTTGTTGGGTTTGTTTTCCTTTATACCGGGATCCTTGTGATTCCCATTTATTGTAATAATTTTACATATCAATGGAAAAGAATTATAAGCGTCGGATATATAATTGTTACAATATATGTGTATTAATATATAAATCTATACTATATATTAATCACTTCAAGAAAATGTCTTTATTTTATAAACTAAATTGTATTGTTTTTAGAggttttttcatcattttctttagaaaaatataaaataagattTAAACTCAATACTCtattttcaatatttatattttaccatttcaactaaaacctaatttattaattatatctatttttataaatatatttattacataattttatttttcaattacatTGTAAGTCATAatctaatattaaataaatatataatcaaGCCAGAATTGACCTCGGCAGGGACAACACCAAAAGCAAGACAATGGTTCTACACCctctaaaatggtaaattattattttagtccctttaatttttaaaattataaatttatttagtggTAAAAATACACAAGataaaaactttttcaatttaattcttttaaaattctaaaataacaaACATATACACaaataaaattgtactttaaacccttttaaaattttataatttaattttaacagaTAAACTTTTGAGAATCgaaacttaatttttatttttattttcttttatccaCAGCTTCTCTAAAATATATATTGGATTAATATTTGTGCCAAACCTATACATTTTGACTTCATATATCTGCTCAAATTCTCTTAAACATCAGATCAGAATTTAAAAATAgaagaaataatttaattaaggcAAACTTGGTGTTCCGATGAATAATAATATCACTCATAAATGCATGGTTaaattggattatcttatgggtaTATACATGTTCTTAATGAAAACATAAAATTGGAATGTAAAGATTACAGAGAAAAGAATAATTGTCACTAAAACAAGGAATCCAATCCCTAATTAAAATGACTTACTTAAACATCATATTATCCATTTAAATACTTTCTACTCactttcattatttattttacacCAAAATGAGAAATTTTTGGACCAacattcttttcattttctttccattttcaaTCCATCAAATTGAGCGAAAATATTGAGTTAATTGTATATTGATGagttttattttatcatctttaacttaattaaaatttttggaaTTAAGTAAAATTCAAGTCGAACATAGTCAAACAAATTTGTTccagttaaataataataataataaactagcCATATTGAAATATTGTTTACAATATgattaaatttcaagttaatGAACATAAATACTTTATAtagttgaaaaatattttaaaaataataattaatatgataatttattttgtttaatcgTCAAATTTATcttttaggaattttaaaaaattatatagtttaacatttatacatatttaaaaattttcaataaatttatcgatatatattttataaaatttcaataaatttatcattatatattttataaaaatttcaaaaatattttacaaatgttttgaatatttgtaatttttaaaggatcaatttgcacattttaaaACTATCAATGACTCAATGGATATTTCTATCAATTTGTTATTCGATTTATtcaaaatatttgatttaaaaagttgtaaaattcaactcaattcaaacttgtaaaataaaattattttttcgaCTTGATTAAAAAATAGattaacttaaaaaattttaaaaaaaatcgatttgttgaaattgaataaaattttcatcgGTTTTTATGtttgaatataagagttggtaaggataaaataaaaattcaaaatcattTTGAAGTTGAGCTTTAAAAAGGAAATAGAGAATAAAAGTTGAGGTTCACACTTCAAATAATCATTGAATGCTTAACATGTCGCAGACATGAAGTTGAATTAATTTGCTGTTTTGTCTTTTGATGCTTTTTTCATAATTGATGGTCCATTTTGTTTAAAGTAATCACTCTAATTTTCAACACAAATTAGTAGGTTTGAGTTGGCACCTTATGATTTAACTCGGTTGAGTTGAATTTGATTTGcatgaaaatagaatcatattaAAAACTCTTAAATTACTTTTATTGTTGCATGCTTTCCTTCtcattcaataatattaaaaataaaaataaaagacttGCAAGGGCATATAGATAAATAAACTGACTTAGGGTTAGTTTTTCAAAGTAGTTGTTAGTATAAAAAAGTATGATTTTATTAATTTGAAGTGTTTTTCGGTGTTGTCAAAAAATGTTGTGGTAAgttaaaaatgtttattttagaCACGATGTTGAAAAGTAAAAATAAGTTAACTtaaatactaattaaataatttaatatactaATATATAAAACAAGGAatagaaatttaattatatatttttacgatgataaaataaaattttagcattttaatagcccatgtctttataattttaaatgattaaattaaaattttatctttagAGGtggcaaagtgcaattttaccattactagtttaagattttataaattataaagggacCTAAATGAAACAAGTTTCATTTTAGAGGGAACCAGGGGGCCTACCACCCTCGGCTTCACCACTgacatgaaatatgaaatttaattacttttaagcaattactataaattatatgttaaatttaaTGAACAAAATtagagaaaattaattttttaccAAATTACATGCTCATTGCTAAATGTTAAGTtaaaacttaatatatatatatatatatatatggttggtATGGATTCATTTAGttgtaaaataaatatgatatgaTAATCTATTAAACTTGAATTTGTAGGGATGAAAAAGATgagagtattttgataattttacattttaagggtTGGgtctaaaatttaatttgaaaatcaTTTTTATTCCAAATTCACTTTATTCTTTAGTTTGAAACACAATAAAGAACAAGGACTTGATTAGAACCAATTTTaacattatataaattttaacctttgagttttatttttaaaattctcttatttattaatttagaagGAATTAAAATTAAGGGTCATAGATTGTATCAATTCcattaatgtaaaataaaattatttatttattttgaaggtaattaaatagttaatttaataaatagATTTTCAAGAAAAAAAGATTCTAAAAAGTAATAACTCAGATTAATTTTTGTAAAAGGAGTATTAATTAACTATTTATATGATGATTAACCATCATTTCTTTAGTATAATTCAACAACCGCATGATGTCACCAAAAGCATATAGGATTAATAAACAAATAATCTACAATTATATTTTTGGTTTTCTTCGTGTTTATTTAACAATACATATTTAAGATTCGTGGTTGTTTTTCTTAACAATGCCGTCTCTAAGTTTTGAGCCTGTGTCTCACATTGAGAATGCAATGTGTCTTATCATTGCATACAACACTTAttgataattatatttatatttaagtcTTGATATTATGTGTCATTTGAACATCAACTCAGTTAAAAAAGATGCactttatatttttatcaatcaataaaaattcttttaattttatcatttaatataaatattatatatttttaaattaacttctaataaatatctttaataCATAAATTTTTTCACAAAAAACCACTTCCTTAGTAGATGCTAGCAAACACTAAAGAAACATCATATTGTTTCGAATCTTCATTTTTTTTGGAAATATATGTATCCGCAGTGGCGAAcccaaaatgaaaaatttaccTTTCAATCCTCTCATAAATAATaagtttataaataaatataattaaatttatacttttaactcataaaaaatgaaaaaaaaaaagagattattttaatccTTTCAAAAGTAATAAATGATTAAATCAGGGGCGATTCTAAGGGCTAGGTAGAGGCTTTGGCCCCCTAGAATTGAAAATCATACAATTTAGTTTCTTTATGAATaatgaaaaatttaaattaatacatggtaaaattatactttggccccctcaaaatgtaaaaattatatttagtaCCTTTGAAAATGCTGaaacaaaaattaataaatattaaaaataatatttggacatcttaaaattttataattcaatttcgaTCCCCAACTAAAAAGAATATTTGATTCTCAAAATATTATAATTCAATTCCAACTCTTAAAAAATTCCTAAATTCGCCCCTAAAAAAATATTGACACGCACATTAGGTATGTACCTGTATCTGTAACTAACACATAAATTCGAATGGTTTCACATGCAAACAATACCATACCATACCCTCAAAAGCAAATAGCAAAAAGAAGTCATTGATTTGGAAATTGGaatcatatgtgtatatatattcgtGTTTCAAAGACGCATCTAAATTGGTTTCTTCAATTCTTCAACTCCTCCATTTTGTTTGTTTTGGctttcttttcaactttttttCTTATCCTGAATAGTTTTAAAAGCTAGTATTTGTGGAGTACTATacgtatatatgtatgtatggcAGATTCATATGACGAAGAGTGTGATTACCTGTTTAAGGCAGTGTTGATCGGTGATTCTGCAGTTGGAAAATCGAATCTCCTCTCAAGGTTTGCTAAAGATGAATTCCGATTGGATTCCAAGCCTACTATAGGCGTTGAATTTGCATATCGGAATGTTAAGATTGGCGACAAAGTTATTAAAGCTCAAATATGGGATACAGCCGGCCAAGAAAGGTAATTTTCACAATTCCAACTTATAATCTTCTTTTTTCGCTCCTCGTTCTTCGTATCCGTAAGATATGAGATGATCATCCTTCAATCATGCTTAATTTGACTGATAAACCAAATTTTGAACGAACGAATGAATTATTTGACCCAGCAACTTGATCAAGTATTGTTTGAAAAAATGTCCTCTTTGTTTGTTTAAGGAGATGAATCGATACTGACTGATTCAACTCTCTAAAATTCAGCTAAAGCGAGACCACTGTGTCTAAACTCAGTGACTCAGTTAACTACTTTCCCTTTAGAAGCTATATTTTCAAGCTACTTGCATgttcccatatatatatatatatatgagtagtTGTGAGTTAACTCAGGGAAATTACAAGAACACGCTTCTTGCTGATGAACTGCTGAATACAAAGGAGACATTTTATCTTTAATCAATTGTGTAAATAATAAAGTTTAATCAGTTTGGATTATtaagataattaattaaaacaaaatcccCATTAAGGTTAGGCTAAGTACAAAAAAGGGTGTCAGCTTTGAAGTTTGTTTTCAGAATTGTTGCGAGTCCCAGTGACAGAGGAGATTGATAGGAGCTTCAGCCTGATCTCACTGCACTTTATTCAGTTTATGAACATTAAAAGTGAATGAGGTAGAAAAATGCTTCTTGCTTGCATCCAAGCGTCCTTGATTTTCCGGTATCCGTAATTTttgtaatatttaaatataattttatacaattgTTTTAAAATCCAAattcatttattattaatattaattttgagtATTACTATCCAAACTCAAATTtagataaaaaataatattatatctaAAGAATGCTAAGTTGTAATTGATTTTAATCTTTTGGGTAAAATATTCATCCATTTTGTTGTTTTAAAACTGGCGTGGctaatgaaataattaaatagtTACACAATACACAAGGTGTgtcacatatatctcatttcgaaaccatttttaatagTAGCAATAgatgaaataaaatttttaacaaaaaaaaaaactcatttgcTTTTTGATGTAATGTAGATAgactaattttctcatttttttaaataaaggaGATAAAATATAAACTCCTAATATAAAGGCTACCTGGGACAAAGGTAAAGAGAGCAAACTATGGCCTTTTCCTTCTAGCCCTAGTGGCTGATGCACTTAGACCCTCTAATAATTCTCTATCCCTAAAACAATTTTCTTACTTTGTCTGAGACTTCCATCATATTTTTACAGCAAAATAATCTATATTCCTTCACACTTGTTTATGTACTTAAAGAATGCAAAATGTACATGGATGTAGGTTTAGAGCAATTACAAGTTCATACTATAGGGGAGCATTGGGGGCATTGTTAGTGTACGATATAACCCGAAGAACAACGTTCCAAAACGTGAAGAAATGGATGCATGAGCTACGAGAATTTGGAAATTTGGAAATGGTGATTGTGCTTGTTGGGAACAAATCTGATTTGAGTGAGTCCAGGCAAGTAAGCgaagaagaaggaaagaaaatagcAGAGATGGAAGGTTTATTTTTCATGGAAACATCTGCTTTACGAAATTTGAACGTGGAAGAAGCGTTTTTAAGAATGATCAACAAAATTCATGAAACCACAATGAGTCAAAAATGTTTAGATGTTAATATGAAAGAATCAAATGTTGTTGGGGCTGGAAAAGAAATCATCACCATTGATGAAGTCACTGCTACTAAACACTCAAATAATTGTTGTTACAGGTGACTGCCTTTTTTCCCTCCACAACTTTTAGTGTAAATTTTCATGCAATTCTGATGCCCTTTCATGCATCCCGCTTGtctgtgttttttttttccttttaaaatttGGCTGCTgcaatttcaatttattcaaattgaattatatttattattatttaaaaacttAGTTAAATTAATATTACTCATCAATCAATCATATTCTAACTCAATTGCTCTGAATTCTATTGTTACGACACATTttatataaaatgaataaaattcaCACATATTCAGAGTTAAACCTAACACCATCATGTCTAAATTTTAACATAATCCAATAAATATATCTTTTACATGCCGTAAAACAATACCGTGTCCAAGCTTGGATACGAAAaccaattttaccaatttttttattacttaaatatagtaaaaaaaatttatatggaaaattctatatttttagaattaaatttaaataataaactaaatTTTAGATCAAACCAATTTTCAGAAATCTATCCAAGAAATTAAACGGATCAGAGACACTGTATCCATACAGCGAATTGCAAATTCATGTTCTGCTTTTAATACTCGTATCCAATAGAACAGAATGTGATTCCATCAATGAAATCACAATATTGTAGTAATTTGCTTTCTTTTGTATCACATATAAATATGCATACATGTGATACAAAGA
This is a stretch of genomic DNA from Gossypium arboreum isolate Shixiya-1 chromosome 11, ASM2569848v2, whole genome shotgun sequence. It encodes these proteins:
- the LOC108457215 gene encoding ras-related protein RABA6b-like, producing MADSYDEECDYLFKAVLIGDSAVGKSNLLSRFAKDEFRLDSKPTIGVEFAYRNVKIGDKVIKAQIWDTAGQERFRAITSSYYRGALGALLVYDITRRTTFQNVKKWMHELREFGNLEMVIVLVGNKSDLSESRQVSEEEGKKIAEMEGLFFMETSALRNLNVEEAFLRMINKIHETTMSQKCLDVNMKESNVVGAGKEIITIDEVTATKHSNNCCYR